One window of the Methylocystis parvus OBBP genome contains the following:
- the modB gene encoding molybdate ABC transporter permease subunit encodes MLDLNPSALIDLSPAEWTAIRLSLKIAIVATLASLPFGVFTAYALARWQFPGKSLLNGVVHLPLVLPPVVTGFMLLLLLGRKGLIGSYLAEVGIIFSFRWTGAAIACAVMGFPLMVRAMRLSFESIDRRLELASETLGANRLWTFFMVTLPLATPGVIVGSILAFAKALGEFGATITFVSNIPGETQTISAAIYSYTQVPGGDESAMRLTLVAVIIALSALFASEIIQWRAERRLGSAE; translated from the coding sequence ATGCTCGATCTCAATCCCTCGGCCCTGATCGATCTCTCCCCGGCTGAATGGACGGCGATCCGGCTCTCTCTCAAAATCGCAATCGTCGCGACATTGGCCAGCCTGCCCTTCGGCGTCTTCACGGCTTACGCTCTCGCGCGCTGGCAGTTTCCCGGAAAGTCGCTCCTCAACGGCGTCGTGCATCTTCCTCTCGTTCTGCCCCCCGTCGTAACGGGCTTCATGCTGCTGCTGCTCCTTGGACGAAAGGGCTTGATCGGCTCCTATCTCGCGGAAGTCGGGATCATCTTTTCGTTCCGCTGGACGGGGGCGGCAATCGCCTGCGCGGTCATGGGCTTCCCGCTGATGGTGCGCGCCATGCGGCTCTCCTTCGAGTCGATCGACCGGCGCCTCGAACTGGCTTCTGAAACGCTGGGCGCAAACCGGCTCTGGACCTTCTTCATGGTCACCCTGCCCCTCGCGACGCCCGGCGTCATTGTCGGTTCGATCCTCGCCTTCGCGAAAGCGCTCGGCGAATTCGGCGCGACGATCACTTTCGTCTCGAACATTCCGGGCGAAACGCAGACGATTTCGGCGGCGATCTACAGCTACACGCAAGTCCCCGGCGGCGACGAAAGCGCGATGCGCCTCACGCTCGTCGCCGTGATCATCGCCCTCTCCGCCCTTTTCGCTTCCGAAATCATTCAGTGGCGTGCGGAAAGACGCCTCGGGAGCGCCGAATGA
- the solA gene encoding N-methyl-L-tryptophan oxidase: MSGAYDVIVIGLGAMGSSACYHLAARGHRVLGLDQYHLAHDRGSSHGETRLIRKAYFENPSYVPLLRRAYELWENLELECGRTLFERAGLVTFGRPGASRVFDGARASGRLYDIPLEEFSREQAIGRWPIYRPPEGFAAAFEPGAGFLYAERCVLAHANEARKRGAELRENEPVVDFAIENRQAVVRTACGRYTAARLIVAGGGWSASLLRELVLPLTLRKMMLGWFPATSDHAAEKGAPGFVFDLDDDFYYGFPQIDGESIKVAGHRRFEPLAAPEDKDRLPPSAQRIAPLRQFVRDCLPFAQDEMLRTSHCIYTMTPDEDFIIDRHPTAPELVFAAGFSGHGFKFASVVGEILADLAIEGETAQPISFLSAARFSA; encoded by the coding sequence ATGAGCGGCGCTTACGACGTTATCGTCATCGGTTTGGGCGCGATGGGCTCCTCAGCCTGTTATCATCTCGCCGCGCGCGGCCATCGCGTCCTGGGGCTCGATCAGTATCATCTCGCTCATGACCGCGGCAGCTCGCATGGCGAGACGCGGCTCATTCGAAAGGCCTATTTCGAGAATCCGAGCTATGTCCCGCTGCTGCGTCGCGCATATGAGCTTTGGGAGAATCTCGAACTCGAATGCGGGCGCACGCTCTTCGAACGCGCCGGACTCGTCACCTTCGGCCGGCCGGGAGCAAGCAGAGTCTTCGACGGCGCGCGCGCGAGCGGGCGTCTTTATGATATTCCGCTCGAAGAGTTCAGCCGCGAGCAGGCCATAGGCCGCTGGCCGATCTATCGCCCGCCTGAGGGCTTCGCGGCCGCGTTCGAACCGGGCGCAGGTTTCCTTTACGCCGAGCGATGCGTATTGGCTCACGCCAATGAGGCGCGAAAGCGCGGCGCGGAGTTGCGCGAAAACGAACCAGTCGTCGATTTCGCAATCGAAAATCGCCAAGCCGTCGTGCGCACCGCTTGCGGGCGCTATACGGCCGCCCGTCTGATCGTCGCCGGCGGCGGATGGAGCGCCAGCCTCCTTCGCGAATTGGTGCTGCCGCTGACGCTCCGAAAAATGATGCTCGGCTGGTTTCCCGCCACGAGCGATCACGCCGCGGAAAAAGGCGCGCCCGGCTTCGTCTTCGATCTCGACGACGATTTCTATTACGGCTTTCCCCAAATCGACGGCGAGAGCATTAAAGTCGCCGGACATCGGCGTTTCGAGCCGCTGGCCGCGCCGGAGGACAAGGATCGCCTGCCGCCAAGCGCGCAGAGAATCGCCCCGCTGCGCCAATTCGTGCGCGACTGCCTGCCCTTCGCCCAGGACGAAATGCTGCGGACCTCGCACTGCATCTATACGATGACGCCCGACGAGGATTTCATCATCGACCGCCATCCAACGGCGCCGGAGCTTGTCTTCGCGGCCGGATTCTCGGGTCACGGATTCAAATTCGCCTCTGTCGTGGGGGAAATACTGGCGGATCTCGCCATCGAGGGCGAGACCGCGCAGCCGATCTCCTTCCTCTCGGCGGCGCGCTTTTCGGCCTGA
- a CDS encoding DUF3734 domain-containing protein has protein sequence MSKKEKIALVLQGGGALGAYQAGAFEALSTGGYCPEWFAGISIGAINAAIICGNPPDKRVARLRAFWEQVTSRAPAPFLLDGLMGTIFAEASANFTATFGAPGFFAPRMPPPVPTWHYPPTELSYYDTEPLRRTLSDLVDFNLINSGNVRLSVGAVNVQTGNFIYFDNAEMKIGPEHILASGALPPGFPPVKIGKDLYWDGGLVSNTPLQDILDKCDSQDDLCVFQIDLFGARGPAPSTLLDAAQREKDIRYSSRTRLNTDLSKRAHNLRTALKRLAAKVPPELLNDPDWLALDGFGDVPAMTIVQLIHRRAAYETQSKDYEFSRTTMTDHWKAGAADVAATLSHPAWLSRKRPVEEVVVFDCTKELFEDDDRRSKT, from the coding sequence GTGTCGAAAAAAGAGAAAATTGCGCTCGTTCTTCAAGGCGGCGGCGCGCTTGGGGCCTATCAAGCCGGCGCCTTCGAGGCGCTTTCGACGGGCGGCTATTGCCCGGAATGGTTCGCAGGCATTTCGATCGGCGCGATCAACGCGGCCATCATCTGCGGCAATCCGCCGGATAAGCGGGTCGCGCGCTTGCGCGCTTTCTGGGAGCAGGTCACGAGCCGCGCGCCGGCGCCGTTCCTTCTCGACGGGCTGATGGGGACGATCTTCGCCGAGGCGAGCGCGAATTTTACGGCGACGTTCGGCGCGCCGGGCTTTTTTGCTCCCCGTATGCCGCCGCCCGTGCCGACCTGGCATTATCCGCCGACGGAACTCAGCTATTACGACACGGAGCCTTTGCGCCGCACGCTTTCCGATCTCGTCGATTTCAACCTGATCAATTCGGGAAATGTGCGCCTCAGCGTCGGCGCCGTCAACGTGCAGACGGGTAATTTCATATATTTCGACAATGCCGAAATGAAGATCGGTCCGGAGCACATCCTTGCGAGCGGCGCGCTGCCGCCCGGCTTTCCGCCCGTCAAAATCGGCAAGGATCTCTACTGGGACGGCGGTCTCGTGTCGAATACGCCTCTGCAGGACATTTTGGACAAATGCGATTCGCAGGACGATCTCTGCGTTTTCCAGATCGATCTTTTCGGCGCGCGCGGACCTGCGCCTTCGACTCTGCTCGACGCGGCGCAGCGGGAGAAGGACATTCGCTATTCCAGCCGAACCAGACTGAACACCGATCTCTCGAAGCGCGCGCATAATCTGCGCACGGCGCTCAAACGCCTCGCCGCAAAGGTCCCGCCGGAACTGCTCAACGACCCCGACTGGCTGGCGCTGGACGGTTTCGGCGACGTGCCCGCCATGACGATCGTGCAGCTCATCCACCGTCGCGCGGCCTATGAGACACAATCGAAGGACTATGAATTCTCCCGCACGACGATGACGGACCATTGGAAGGCCGGGGCGGCCGACGTCGCCGCGACGCTTTCACACCCGGCGTGGCTTTCGAGAAAGCGGCCCGTGGAGGAGGTCGTCGTTTTCGACTGCACGAAGGAACTCTTCGAGGACGACGACAGGAGATCGAAAACATGA
- a CDS encoding methane monooxygenase/ammonia monooxygenase subunit C: MSMTKTGAAGAAKGAERILDRKPLLVGVLALTGFVAFLRFYEQLFGWSAGLDSFSPEYQIYWLNLLKAAIALAFAGAGGLFGYLWRTRDRKLAALSPTDEMRRLLYLIQWLVIFALALFWGLSFFTEQTAVWHMTAVRDTDFTPSNIVTFYASYPLFAIIGAGAFLYAKTRLPLFANGYSLAFLVLVVGLFMTIPNVGFNEWGHTSWSMDEGFAGPLHWGFVFFGWMSLGVFGVVLLILGRLRALLGPELVAAFAGR; encoded by the coding sequence ATGAGCATGACAAAAACCGGCGCCGCGGGCGCCGCGAAAGGCGCCGAGCGGATATTGGATCGCAAACCCCTGCTCGTCGGCGTTTTGGCGCTGACAGGCTTCGTCGCCTTCTTGCGTTTCTACGAACAGCTATTTGGCTGGAGCGCGGGGCTTGACTCGTTTTCGCCCGAATATCAGATCTATTGGCTCAATCTGCTCAAAGCGGCCATCGCCCTCGCTTTCGCCGGCGCGGGCGGACTCTTCGGCTATCTCTGGCGCACGCGCGACCGCAAACTGGCCGCGCTCTCGCCCACGGACGAGATGCGCCGGCTTCTCTATCTCATTCAGTGGCTCGTCATTTTCGCGCTTGCGCTGTTTTGGGGCCTGAGCTTTTTCACGGAGCAGACCGCGGTCTGGCACATGACCGCCGTTCGCGACACGGATTTCACCCCAAGCAACATCGTCACCTTTTACGCGTCATATCCGCTTTTCGCGATTATCGGGGCCGGCGCCTTCCTTTACGCGAAGACGCGCCTGCCTCTCTTCGCCAATGGCTACTCGTTGGCTTTCCTCGTCCTTGTCGTAGGCTTGTTCATGACCATCCCGAATGTGGGCTTCAATGAATGGGGTCATACATCGTGGTCGATGGATGAGGGCTTCGCGGGTCCGCTGCATTGGGGCTTCGTCTTCTTCGGATGGATGTCGCTTGGGGTCTTCGGCGTCGTGCTGCTGATCCTCGGCCGGCTGCGGGCGCTTCTCGGCCCTGAACTCGTCGCAGCGTTCGCCGGCCGCTGA
- a CDS encoding 3-hydroxybutyrate dehydrogenase: MDLNGKVAVVTGAASGIGHGIAKRFVEAGGRVCIADLNLDAAKAAAAEIGDASVAMAAGMDVSNEEQVNAGVDAAAKAFGTVDILVSNAGIQIVHPIEEFPFADWKKIMAIHLDGAFLTTKACVKYMYPQRSGALIYMGSVHSHEASPLKSAYVAAKHGILGLARVMAKEGAKYNVRANTICPGFVMTPLVEKQIPQQAHDLGISEERVVKEVMLGETVDKQFTMIADVAEVALTLAAFKTNALTGESVIVSHGWHMN, translated from the coding sequence ATGGATCTGAACGGCAAAGTCGCGGTCGTCACGGGGGCCGCGAGCGGCATCGGTCATGGGATCGCCAAACGCTTCGTCGAGGCCGGCGGTCGCGTCTGCATCGCCGATCTCAATCTCGACGCCGCGAAAGCGGCCGCCGCGGAAATCGGCGACGCCTCGGTCGCCATGGCGGCGGGCATGGACGTTTCGAACGAAGAGCAGGTCAACGCCGGCGTCGACGCCGCCGCTAAAGCGTTTGGAACGGTGGATATTCTCGTTTCGAACGCCGGCATCCAGATCGTGCATCCGATCGAAGAGTTTCCCTTCGCCGATTGGAAGAAGATCATGGCGATCCACCTCGACGGGGCCTTTCTCACGACCAAGGCCTGCGTGAAATACATGTATCCGCAAAGGTCGGGGGCGCTGATTTATATGGGATCGGTGCACAGCCACGAAGCGTCGCCGCTGAAATCGGCTTATGTCGCGGCGAAGCACGGCATATTGGGGCTCGCGCGCGTGATGGCGAAGGAAGGGGCCAAATATAATGTCCGGGCCAACACGATCTGCCCCGGCTTCGTCATGACGCCGCTCGTCGAAAAGCAGATTCCCCAGCAGGCCCACGATCTCGGCATCTCGGAAGAACGCGTCGTCAAGGAGGTCATGCTGGGCGAAACCGTCGACAAGCAATTCACCATGATCGCCGACGTCGCCGAAGTCGCCCTGACGCTCGCCGCCTTTAAGACGAACGCGCTGACCGGCGAGTCGGTCATCGTCAGTCATGGCTGG
- a CDS encoding acetoacetate decarboxylase, with product MKIDDVRKNAFAMPLTSPAFPPGPYRFFNREYFIITYRTDRDALERVVPEPLEVVEPIVKYEFIRMPDSTGFGDYCESGQVIPVRFNGQLGQYTHAMYLNDGPPIYGGRELWGFPKKFAQPSLTVERDALVGVLDYGSCRVARGVMGYKHRPLDQGEVLKSLAVPNYLLKIIPHVDGSPRILELVDYRLEDVALKSAYTGPASLDLHPHALAPVADLPVREIISCAHILADLTLGLGKVVYNYLG from the coding sequence ATGAAAATCGACGACGTCCGCAAGAATGCGTTCGCCATGCCGCTCACCAGTCCCGCTTTCCCGCCGGGACCCTACCGCTTCTTCAATCGCGAATATTTCATCATCACATATCGCACGGATCGGGACGCGCTGGAGCGGGTGGTTCCGGAGCCGCTCGAGGTCGTCGAGCCGATCGTGAAATATGAATTCATCCGAATGCCCGATTCGACCGGCTTCGGCGACTATTGCGAGTCGGGCCAGGTCATTCCCGTCCGCTTCAACGGCCAGCTCGGGCAATATACGCATGCAATGTATCTCAATGACGGGCCGCCGATCTATGGCGGCCGCGAGCTGTGGGGCTTTCCGAAAAAATTCGCGCAGCCCTCGCTGACGGTCGAACGCGACGCGCTCGTCGGCGTGCTCGATTACGGCTCCTGCCGCGTGGCGCGCGGCGTCATGGGCTACAAGCATCGGCCGCTCGATCAAGGAGAGGTGCTGAAAAGTCTCGCCGTGCCGAATTATCTCCTGAAGATCATTCCGCATGTCGACGGCTCGCCCCGCATTCTCGAACTCGTCGATTACCGTCTCGAAGATGTCGCGTTGAAGAGCGCTTATACCGGTCCTGCGTCGCTCGATCTCCATCCCCACGCGCTCGCGCCGGTCGCGGACCTGCCGGTGCGGGAAATAATCTCCTGCGCGCATATTCTCGCCGACCTGACGCTCGGTCTCGGCAAGGTCGTTTACAACTATCTCGGTTGA
- a CDS encoding efflux RND transporter periplasmic adaptor subunit codes for MWKGLLSLTLPSCARGAAVLACVMAFPEASLAESFLGKLFGGREAATATAAEKSLADGGRKSPASADPALPVIPVASPIRQKVTEYIELTGNASPTNIVNLIARVEGYLTKIHFQDGQIVKKGDLLFTIQQDQYRSQLIQAEAQVRAQEAALAYARIEVERYTGLRRKGAAAQVIVDNWNFQAKKSEAELASAKAQVEIARLNLDYTQVRAPFDGQMGKHQIDPGNTVGGMGQPTVLAEIIQLDPIYVVANLSEQEVQRVRKALGDRRVTLAEIHDYPVDVGLEAGQDYPLHGHIQYVAPAIDPKTGTMLVRGILQNADHRLLPGFFVRIRLPAGKVIPNALLVPNRSVQTDQGGRYVVVANKDDLLEKRYVDMGDLQGEMRVILSGLTPDDRVVVADLWRATPGLKITPRLAGDGEDARP; via the coding sequence ATGTGGAAGGGACTCCTTTCTTTGACGCTCCCGTCCTGCGCGCGCGGCGCGGCGGTTCTCGCCTGCGTCATGGCGTTTCCAGAGGCGAGCCTCGCCGAATCTTTCCTTGGAAAGCTTTTCGGCGGCAGGGAAGCGGCGACAGCTACGGCCGCGGAAAAGAGTCTCGCCGACGGCGGTCGGAAAAGCCCGGCGTCGGCAGACCCAGCCCTTCCCGTCATTCCCGTGGCGTCGCCGATCCGGCAGAAAGTCACCGAATATATCGAACTCACGGGCAACGCCTCGCCGACCAACATCGTCAACCTGATCGCGCGCGTCGAGGGCTATCTCACCAAGATCCACTTCCAGGATGGGCAGATCGTCAAAAAGGGCGATCTGCTGTTCACGATTCAGCAGGATCAATACAGGTCCCAGCTCATTCAGGCCGAGGCGCAGGTGCGCGCGCAGGAAGCCGCGCTCGCTTATGCGCGGATTGAGGTCGAGCGCTATACCGGACTTCGCCGCAAGGGCGCCGCCGCGCAGGTCATCGTCGACAACTGGAATTTCCAGGCGAAAAAGTCCGAAGCCGAACTCGCCTCCGCGAAGGCGCAGGTCGAGATCGCCAGGCTCAATCTCGATTACACGCAGGTGCGCGCGCCCTTCGACGGCCAGATGGGCAAGCACCAGATCGATCCGGGAAACACGGTCGGCGGCATGGGGCAGCCCACCGTCCTCGCGGAGATCATTCAGCTCGATCCCATTTATGTCGTCGCGAATCTGAGCGAACAGGAGGTGCAGAGAGTTCGAAAGGCGCTTGGCGACCGGCGTGTCACGCTCGCCGAAATCCACGATTATCCGGTCGATGTCGGGCTCGAGGCGGGGCAGGATTATCCCTTGCACGGCCACATCCAATATGTGGCGCCGGCGATCGACCCCAAAACCGGCACGATGCTGGTGCGCGGAATTCTGCAGAACGCCGATCATCGTTTGCTTCCGGGCTTCTTCGTCCGCATTCGGCTGCCCGCCGGAAAAGTCATTCCGAACGCGCTGCTCGTTCCCAATCGCTCGGTTCAGACCGATCAGGGCGGGCGCTATGTCGTCGTCGCAAACAAGGACGACCTTCTCGAGAAGCGCTATGTCGACATGGGCGATCTGCAGGGCGAGATGCGCGTCATTCTTTCCGGCCTCACGCCTGACGATCGGGTCGTGGTCGCCGATCTTTGGCGCGCGACGCCGGGGCTCAAGATCACGCCGCGTCTGGCGGGCGACGGCGAGGACGCCCGGCCATGA
- the modC gene encoding molybdenum ABC transporter ATP-binding protein, with the protein MIDVDVKLKVGDFSLDVAFKNENGVTALFGQSGSGKSVTLGVIAGLMRPDSGHVRLDGEPLVDVEAGIFIPVSRRRIGLVFQDANLFPHLSVKQNLLYGRWFAPRDARRIDFDAVVDTLGVGALLSRPPTRLSGGERQRVAIGRALLSCPKLLLFDEPLAALDMRRKLEILPLIERVRDDFKIPIVYVSHAVEEVARLAPCVVMIEAGRVKFVGDPATAFSRLGIMPTQDRFDVSSVLEAQIEDRPSFHGLVALRHPAGTIWAPGPVGPPGGVARVIVRATDVVLSLVEPKDISTRSILSGKVASIDFDGRLAIVEIALAEKSYLLATITRGAMEDLSLKPGSTVYALFKSAALDERSIA; encoded by the coding sequence ATGATCGACGTCGACGTCAAGCTGAAAGTCGGCGACTTTTCGCTCGACGTCGCATTCAAAAACGAGAACGGCGTCACGGCGCTTTTCGGGCAATCGGGTTCGGGAAAATCCGTCACGCTCGGCGTCATCGCCGGGCTGATGCGGCCTGATTCGGGCCATGTGCGACTCGACGGCGAGCCTCTTGTCGACGTCGAAGCGGGAATCTTCATCCCGGTCTCCCGCCGCCGCATCGGCCTCGTCTTTCAGGACGCCAATCTCTTCCCGCATCTCAGCGTCAAGCAGAACCTGCTTTACGGCCGATGGTTCGCGCCGCGCGATGCGCGTCGGATCGACTTCGACGCCGTGGTCGACACGCTCGGCGTCGGCGCGCTTCTTTCGCGCCCGCCGACGCGTCTCTCCGGCGGAGAGCGCCAGCGCGTCGCCATCGGCCGCGCCCTTCTTTCCTGTCCGAAACTGCTGCTCTTCGACGAGCCCCTCGCCGCGCTCGACATGCGGCGCAAGCTGGAGATCCTGCCGCTGATCGAGCGCGTCCGCGACGACTTCAAGATTCCCATCGTCTATGTCTCGCATGCCGTCGAAGAAGTGGCGCGCCTCGCGCCCTGCGTCGTGATGATCGAAGCGGGACGCGTGAAATTCGTCGGCGATCCGGCCACCGCTTTCAGCCGTCTTGGAATCATGCCGACGCAGGATCGCTTCGACGTTTCGTCGGTTCTCGAGGCGCAAATCGAGGACCGGCCGAGTTTCCATGGGCTCGTGGCCTTGCGGCATCCGGCCGGGACCATCTGGGCGCCCGGGCCGGTCGGTCCGCCCGGCGGCGTCGCCCGCGTCATTGTGAGAGCGACGGACGTCGTTTTGTCTCTCGTCGAGCCCAAGGACATCAGCACGAGAAGCATCCTTTCGGGAAAGGTCGCGTCCATCGATTTCGACGGCCGGCTCGCGATAGTCGAGATCGCGCTTGCCGAAAAAAGCTATCTTCTCGCGACGATCACGAGAGGCGCCATGGAGGACCTGTCTTTAAAGCCCGGATCGACCGTCTACGCATTGTTCAAATCGGCGGCGCTGGACGAGCGCTCCATCGCCTGA
- a CDS encoding efflux transporter outer membrane subunit: MTGPDFTPPVAPVADKWLEWRSKSLKSAETPADWWRLFRDPVLNRLIETAYSQNLTLLSAGTKVLEARAELGVAIGEFYPQMQTASAAVNYDRASNATPASQGGNSMALGNFWADRWLVQSSWEIDLWGKFRRGIESADAAYLGSIASYDDVLVTLLSDVASAYIGIRTLERQIAIARANVARQRESVRIARTRFEGGASTLLDVHQAQNVLASTEATIPRLMIQLKHGMNALRVLLGMAPEPLGFLLARGAAKIPFAPPRAAVGIPADLLRRRPDIRVAELRAAAQSAQIGVAQAELYPAISISGAFGGQASNVGHNLGQMVQPMGRAFAIGPSFKWNLLNYGQIANNVRLQDATLQQYLIDYQNQVLKAQQEVENGVATYLLSASEAAYLRKSVTEAKGALEIATLEYQQGTRDFTTVLTAEQNLLAAENSLATATGNISIGLVSLYRALGGGWQIREGKPFVDAATVQEMRDRTNWGNLLPDAAQPGFETPGLPSAQDVDSSIKLPEW, from the coding sequence ATGACGGGACCGGATTTTACCCCGCCCGTCGCCCCCGTCGCCGACAAATGGCTGGAATGGCGCAGCAAGAGCCTGAAATCCGCGGAGACGCCGGCCGATTGGTGGCGCCTCTTCCGCGATCCGGTTCTCAATCGGCTGATTGAAACCGCTTACTCCCAGAACCTCACTCTGCTGAGCGCGGGGACGAAGGTCCTGGAGGCCCGCGCGGAGCTCGGGGTCGCCATCGGCGAGTTCTATCCACAGATGCAGACCGCCTCCGCCGCGGTGAATTACGACCGCGCGAGCAATGCGACGCCGGCGTCCCAGGGCGGCAACTCCATGGCGCTCGGCAATTTCTGGGCGGACCGATGGCTCGTGCAATCGTCCTGGGAAATCGACCTCTGGGGCAAATTCCGGCGCGGAATCGAATCGGCGGACGCCGCTTATCTCGGGTCGATCGCGTCCTATGACGACGTGCTCGTGACGCTGCTTTCGGATGTCGCGAGCGCCTATATCGGCATCCGCACGCTCGAGCGTCAGATCGCCATTGCGCGCGCCAATGTCGCGCGGCAGCGCGAATCTGTGCGAATTGCGAGGACGCGCTTCGAGGGCGGCGCCTCGACGCTTCTGGACGTGCATCAGGCCCAGAACGTGCTCGCCTCGACCGAGGCGACGATCCCGCGGCTGATGATTCAGCTCAAGCACGGAATGAACGCGCTGCGCGTCCTCCTTGGAATGGCTCCGGAGCCGCTCGGTTTCCTGCTCGCGCGCGGCGCGGCGAAAATTCCGTTCGCCCCTCCGCGCGCGGCCGTCGGCATTCCCGCCGACCTTCTGCGCCGGCGGCCCGACATACGCGTCGCGGAGCTGCGCGCAGCGGCGCAAAGCGCGCAGATCGGCGTCGCGCAGGCGGAGCTCTATCCGGCGATCAGCATCAGTGGGGCCTTTGGCGGCCAGGCCAGCAATGTCGGCCACAATCTGGGGCAGATGGTTCAGCCGATGGGTCGCGCATTCGCGATCGGCCCATCCTTTAAATGGAACCTTCTGAACTACGGCCAGATTGCGAATAACGTCCGCCTGCAGGACGCGACGCTGCAGCAATATCTGATCGACTATCAGAATCAGGTCCTGAAAGCGCAGCAGGAAGTCGAGAACGGCGTCGCGACCTATCTCCTTTCTGCGTCCGAGGCCGCCTATCTGCGCAAGAGCGTGACGGAGGCCAAGGGCGCCCTGGAGATCGCGACGCTCGAATATCAGCAGGGCACGCGCGACTTCACGACAGTGCTCACCGCTGAGCAGAACCTTCTGGCGGCGGAAAACAGCCTTGCGACGGCGACGGGAAATATCTCGATCGGCCTCGTTTCGCTCTATAGGGCGCTGGGCGGCGGCTGGCAGATTCGGGAGGGCAAGCCCTTCGTCGACGCCGCGACCGTGCAGGAAATGCGCGATCGGACGAATTGGGGAAATCTCCTGCCCGACGCCGCGCAGCCCGGATTCGAAACGCCGGGCCTGCCATCCGCGCAGGACGTCGATTCGAGCATCAAACTACCCGAATGGTAA